The Candidatus Binataceae bacterium genome includes a region encoding these proteins:
- the rplK gene encoding 50S ribosomal protein L11 — protein sequence MAKKVVGSIKLQIPGGAANPSPPVGPALGQRGVNIMEFCKAFNAQTQAMQGLVIPVIVTVYADRSFTFITKSPPASVLLLKAAGLDKGSPTPNKNKVGKVSRSQVEEIAKTKIKDLTAADLAAAVKTVSGTARSMGIDVID from the coding sequence GTGGCGAAAAAGGTAGTCGGTTCAATCAAGCTTCAAATCCCGGGCGGAGCGGCTAATCCCTCTCCTCCGGTCGGGCCCGCGCTCGGCCAGCGCGGCGTCAATATCATGGAGTTCTGCAAGGCGTTCAACGCCCAGACTCAAGCGATGCAGGGTCTGGTGATCCCGGTGATCGTCACGGTCTATGCCGACCGATCGTTCACTTTCATCACCAAGAGCCCGCCCGCGTCGGTCTTGCTTCTGAAAGCGGCCGGGCTCGACAAGGGCTCGCCGACGCCGAACAAGAACAAGGTCGGCAAAGTCTCGCGCAGCCAGGTCGAGGAAATCGCCAAGACCAAGATCAAGGACCTGACGGCCGCCGATCTCGCAGCTGCAGTGAAGACCGTCTCGGGCACGGCGCGCTCGATGGGTATCGACGTAATCGACTAG
- the rpmG gene encoding 50S ribosomal protein L33: MRDLIGLACDGCKRRNYTTSKNKKKQTDKFAIKKFCPSCRTHTVHKESKI; this comes from the coding sequence ATGCGAGATTTAATCGGGTTGGCGTGCGACGGCTGCAAACGCCGCAACTACACCACCAGCAAAAACAAGAAGAAGCAGACGGACAAGTTTGCAATCAAAAAGTTTTGTCCGAGCTGCCGGACCCATACGGTTCACAAGGAAAGCAAGATTTAG
- the secE gene encoding preprotein translocase subunit SecE, translated as MDSLKSYLNQGISFLKEAWIELSKVHYPSPKETMQATVVVVGLTFVMALWLGLIDYVAVRAVRQLLG; from the coding sequence ATGGATAGCCTAAAGAGTTACCTCAATCAGGGCATCAGCTTTTTGAAGGAAGCGTGGATCGAGCTTTCGAAGGTCCACTACCCGTCGCCCAAGGAGACCATGCAGGCCACGGTCGTCGTGGTCGGACTGACGTTCGTAATGGCTCTGTGGCTCGGCCTGATTGATTACGTTGCCGTGCGCGCGGTCCGCCAGCTTTTAGGCTAG
- the rplA gene encoding 50S ribosomal protein L1, with protein MAGKKYSEAAKKIDRDKHYGLEEAIQIVADNKVAKFDETIEIAVRLGVDPRQADQNVRGTVVLPHGTGSVARVLVVAKGEKEREAKEAGADFVGGDEIIKKIQEENWLDFDRVIATPDMMAQVGRIGKILGPRGLMPNPKVGTVTFDVAKAVGEIKAGKVDYRVDKAGVVHARIGKMSFGTEKLGDNARAILTAIIRSKPASAKGNYIKSVALSSTMGPGVRIEPASANKVVAAAA; from the coding sequence ATGGCAGGCAAGAAATACAGCGAAGCGGCCAAGAAGATCGATCGCGACAAGCATTACGGCCTCGAAGAAGCGATCCAGATCGTGGCCGACAATAAGGTCGCGAAGTTCGACGAGACCATCGAGATCGCGGTGCGCCTCGGTGTCGATCCACGTCAGGCTGATCAGAACGTCCGCGGCACCGTCGTGTTGCCTCACGGCACCGGCAGCGTGGCGCGCGTGCTCGTGGTCGCCAAGGGCGAGAAGGAGCGCGAAGCCAAAGAGGCGGGCGCTGACTTTGTCGGCGGCGACGAGATCATCAAAAAGATCCAGGAAGAGAACTGGCTCGACTTCGATCGCGTGATCGCGACGCCTGACATGATGGCGCAGGTCGGCCGTATCGGTAAGATTCTGGGCCCTCGCGGCCTGATGCCGAATCCCAAGGTCGGCACCGTTACCTTCGACGTGGCCAAGGCGGTCGGCGAGATCAAAGCCGGTAAGGTCGACTATCGCGTCGACAAGGCCGGCGTCGTTCATGCGCGAATCGGCAAGATGAGCTTCGGTACCGAGAAGCTCGGTGACAACGCGCGCGCGATCCTGACGGCGATCATTCGCTCGAAGCCCGCGAGCGCCAAGGGCAACTACATCAAGAGCGTCGCGCTGTCCTCGACGATGGGCCCCGGGGTCCGCATCGAGCCGGCTTCGGCGAACAAGGTCGTCGCGGCAGCGGCTTGA
- the rplL gene encoding 50S ribosomal protein L7/L12 gives MSEAQLSRDQVKDYLKNLSLLDAAALVKELEEELGVSAAAPMAVAAAPAGGAAAPAAAAEQTEFTVVLTGSGDKKIQVIKVVREITGLGLKEAKDLVDGAPKPVKEGIAKAEAEDIKKKIEEAGGSVELK, from the coding sequence ATGTCAGAAGCACAGCTTAGCCGCGATCAGGTTAAGGATTACTTGAAGAACCTGAGCCTGCTCGATGCGGCGGCTCTGGTAAAAGAACTCGAAGAGGAACTCGGCGTATCCGCCGCGGCTCCCATGGCCGTCGCGGCGGCACCCGCAGGGGGTGCAGCGGCTCCAGCGGCCGCGGCTGAGCAGACCGAATTTACGGTCGTGCTCACCGGTTCGGGCGACAAGAAGATCCAGGTCATCAAGGTCGTCCGCGAAATCACGGGTCTTGGTCTCAAAGAGGCCAAGGATCTCGTCGATGGCGCGCCGAAGCCGGTCAAGGAAGGAATCGCCAAGGCCGAGGCCGAGGATATCAAGAAGAAGATTGAAGAAGCGGGCGGCAGTGTGGAGCTGAAGTAG
- the nusG gene encoding transcription termination/antitermination protein NusG, translating to MDEAAIQTNAPANKKWYVVHTYSGYEHKAKAALEERVRSLHMEEKIGEVLVPVERVQELGKGGQRKISNRKFFPGYIFVNMQLDEETWHVIKNTPKITGFVGHSTNPPEVPESEVREITQQMEEGALRPKPKVLFEVGESVKVVDGPFQDFNGTVEEVKPEKGKVRVLISIFGRATPVELDFVQVEKA from the coding sequence ATGGACGAAGCGGCAATCCAAACGAACGCGCCCGCCAATAAGAAGTGGTACGTGGTGCACACGTACTCGGGCTACGAGCATAAGGCCAAGGCCGCGCTCGAGGAGCGGGTGCGCTCGCTGCACATGGAAGAGAAGATCGGCGAGGTCCTGGTGCCGGTCGAACGCGTGCAGGAGCTCGGCAAGGGCGGCCAGCGCAAGATTTCCAATCGCAAGTTCTTCCCGGGCTATATCTTCGTCAACATGCAGCTCGACGAGGAAACCTGGCACGTTATCAAGAACACGCCCAAGATCACCGGCTTCGTCGGGCATTCGACCAACCCGCCCGAAGTGCCGGAATCCGAGGTCCGCGAGATCACGCAGCAGATGGAGGAGGGCGCGCTGCGCCCCAAGCCCAAGGTGCTGTTCGAGGTTGGCGAATCGGTCAAGGTAGTCGACGGTCCGTTCCAGGATTTCAACGGAACGGTCGAAGAAGTGAAGCCCGAAAAGGGCAAGGTGCGGGTACTGATCTCAATTTTCGGCCGCGCGACGCCGGTCGAACTCGATTTTGTGCAGGTAGAGAAAGCCTAG
- the rplJ gene encoding 50S ribosomal protein L10, with the protein MKKQDKTALVEKLNDSFGRASIALISEYRGMTAGESTEIRRRFRAVRGEMRVAKNTLVRRAIKGTAYEGLDTNLGGQVGIIVSYDDPVELAKTFSNLREFGDKLKLRGGVLGGKAITVEEVQALATMPPREVILAQLLGLLQAPATHLVRLLNEPGTALARLIDAIGKKNGGGEAPAAAQAAAEPAAETPAS; encoded by the coding sequence ATGAAGAAGCAGGACAAGACGGCACTGGTCGAGAAGCTCAACGATAGTTTCGGCCGCGCCAGTATCGCACTCATTTCGGAGTATCGCGGGATGACCGCGGGTGAATCGACCGAGATCCGCCGGCGCTTTCGCGCGGTGCGCGGCGAGATGCGCGTGGCGAAGAACACTCTGGTGCGGCGTGCGATCAAGGGCACGGCTTACGAGGGGCTCGACACCAATCTCGGCGGCCAGGTTGGGATTATCGTCAGCTATGACGATCCCGTCGAGCTCGCCAAGACCTTCAGCAACCTGCGCGAGTTCGGCGACAAGCTGAAACTGCGCGGCGGCGTGCTGGGCGGCAAAGCGATCACGGTCGAAGAAGTGCAGGCGCTGGCGACGATGCCGCCGCGTGAGGTGATCCTGGCGCAGTTGCTCGGGCTGTTGCAGGCTCCGGCGACACACCTGGTCAGGCTGCTCAACGAGCCCGGCACGGCACTCGCGCGGCTCATCGACGCGATTGGCAAGAAGAACGGCGGCGGCGAGGCGCCGGCTGCAGCGCAAGCTGCTGCGGAACCTGCGGCGGAGACGCCCGCATCGTAA